One Nicotiana tomentosiformis chromosome 1, ASM39032v3, whole genome shotgun sequence genomic window, GCATGCCatttgccggaacagggccctcAAGTTTGTTATGAGAAACATTCAGCGTCTCTAATGCTGGGGAATTGCCAAAGTTGTCAGGTATTCCACCAGTTAAAGAATTGTTGGATAGATCTAGAACAGCTAATGTGGGCATCATAGAAATTGCTCTTGGAATTGGACCAGTTAATTGGTTGTTTCGAAGATTCAAAGTTACTAACTTCTCACAGGAAGCAATGCTAGCTGGAAGATCTCCAGTGAAATGGTTTGTGGATAGATCCAGGACAGAAAGAGAAGGGCAATCCTGGAATTGATCCGGGATTTCGCCTACAAGGTTGTTTTCTGAGGCAATGAAATTCTGAAGACTTGGAAGTCCAAGAATGGATGAAGGAATAGAAGACTGAAGGTTATTTTTAGAGacatcaataaaagaaagagaggtAGAAGAAGCAAGATCACTTGGGATTTGGCCTGTCAAACTATTGTTTGCCAGTTCCAACCTTTGGAGTTTCCCAAGTTTACCAAAACCTGCTGGGATTGTCCCAGAAAGAAGATTGTTTTGCGCTCTTACACGAACAAGGGACGTGCAGGTTGATAAACCAGATGGAATTGGACCAGAGAAAGCATTGTTGAATAAGATAAGCTTAGTTAGGTTACCTTTGGTGCATAACCCTTCTGGAATAGGACCagtgaatgaattggatgaaatGTCTACCCATTGCAAAGGCGAGTTTCTGCCAAGATCACTTGGCAAAGGACCTGATAAGCTGTTATTCCACAGCTCAAGAATTTCCAGCTGAGGCAAACCTCCAATTCCAGAAGGAACTGAGCCTGATAATTTGTTGGACATCAAATTCAAAAGCTGCAAATTCTTAAGGTCAGCAATCTCAGCTGGGATGTCACCCGAAAGCATGTTATCGGAGAAGTCAAGCAGCTGCAATGAAGTCATGCTGCCAATCTCTGGTGAAATCTTGCCTACAAGACTGTTCTTGTACAAGAAAATGGTGTTGAGCAGCTTCAGCTTGCCCAACACAGCAGGAATTTCACCTCCAAGATTGCCAATAGCAAGATCAAGATACTTGAGATTGGTCAAATTTCCAAGCTCAGCTGGAATTCCACCTTCAAAACTATTGTATCCAAGAACTATAGTCTCAAGCGACGATAGTTGCCCAAGCTCTCCTGGAATGTGGCCAGTCAAATTGTTCCCCGAGAGGCctaaaaacttcaactttcctaAATTCTTGTAAGATTTAGGAATTGAACCTTCGAAGAAATTCCCTCGAAAATCCAAAGTCTCGAGGAATGTTGCATTGCCAATATCCTCAGGAAGATAACCGGAGAAGTTATTACTCGAAGCATTCAAATACATAAGCCCTGCTGACATTCCGAGACCCAAAGGAAATCCATAGACAAAGTAGTTCTGGCTCACATCAATGCTTTTCAATGCAGTGAGATTGGATAAGGTTCTTGGCAATGGTGATGAGAAATCATTGCAGCATAGATTAAGAGAAGTCAAACTCTTCAGCTTTTGAATATCATCAGACACTTTGCCAGTGAGATTCATGTGTGACAGATCAAGCTTCTCAACTGCACCTTTGGAGTTGCATTCAACTCCAGTCCAGCTGCAGGGAACCGAAACGTTCCCTGCAGCTGCATTCTTGGGCACTGTCCAATCGCGGAGTTGATCCAATGGATCAATAAGACTTTCTTTAATAGAAAGTAAAATAGACACTTCGTCTCTCAACTCAACTTTTGCCTCCACCACCACCTTAGCAAAACCAATGTAACAGTAAAACAAGAACAGTAGGAAAATGGTAATCAAATTCATTTTTCCCCTCTACTTACACTTTCTTTTGCTAATAATTTCTGTGCTATTGTTGCATCATGATTGAGACAACGATGAGAGGGAAATGATGGGGCCGGTGAAGTGGGGTATGAGGGGGAAGAAGAAGAGggtaagaaaaaaagagaagagtATAGACTAGTAATATAGTATATACAATATTAATGGAGTAAGTAAAATACTAAGTTCACATGGGGATTAGTTAACAAAAAGGAGGAGGTCGTGAGATCTTGGGTTCTGCAAAACAGCTGTTAATATGCAAATAATTGACTGGGCAAATGTTTGGACTTTATTGTAAGTGACTCCGACATTGAACATGGAGAgaatgtgttcttcttcttcatgtGTTGCCTCGTTCTACATTAGTTACTTCTTTTTCTCCTTCTCATAGTCAACGTAATTTTGTGTTAATGTTCTTGTTTTACCTTTTCCCCTTTATTGCGTTTAAGAGGCCGGTAGAAAATATATATAAACTTCTAATGCTAGAGAAATTATTTCTTGATAACTGATATTGGACTGTGACGGACATAAATTGAGCGACATCGTAGGCAATGACTCACGTAGGCGACATTAACTTGCTTAAGATGAccgttttaaaaggcgttttcgatGGTGTGGGGGCGAAAGTTTCAAAAGGCGTACGCCCAACAATTTGGGGCGTACGTCCGGGCTTTCGGGACGTACGCCCGGACGTTCGATGTGCGTCTTTTTAATGAGGAGTAAGTctcagagactttttcaaattaaaacaaaatttgttgagtaagtcattcatataatacccaaattttcaaaaatcagtttggtaattactcaaaagtattaaatttaaaagtcaaaactttttttattgattgaagtcCTAATTCATGATCTttcccaattttttatcttgtccgctagtctgctaatatctcccaaaagcaacgaatatttaattttttttacaaatacaaagaaaactaCATTCTCCTTCGTTAAAGCAAGTTCAAAGTTAAAATTGCaagttaatcatcctttttgttcctcaatataaaaaactttattcttttataCTCAAATTACTTGTGTTTGGAAGTAgtgtataatagattgttttgatcatttttttgtggggatggagtgcgcgcgcgcgcgcacacacacacacacacacacatatatatatatatatatatatatatatatatatatatatatatttcacatatttatagtttttttaatttttatgcaattttacatgtttataaatatttattgtcattatattattttataaaaatattaaaaattaaatacttgTGGGCTCACGCCCcatgcctcggggcttacgcctcgctgaagCATATGTAAAATGTCTCGCCTTATGTCCACGTCTTTTAAAACATTGCTTAAGATTAAGACGTAGCTGTTGTTGTTGCACATTTAGTTTTTTTCAACTTTGCGCTACTCGATCTGCAGATAAATAGTTGAACAATTTTGATAAAATTACATATTTATGTTAAGTTCGTATCTACTGTCACAAAGGAGTAGTGAGTgtattattaaaatattaaaatcgTATATCTATCTTCATTTATTAGTTCTTTTTCTCTCTTTGGTCGATGACTTTTTGTAAAAGATGGCTTGATTTACCTACATGGCCGAGTGGCAAAAAAGGTGCAAAATCAGAAAATTTAGGGAAAGGTAGCTTTCTTAAGGACAAAGGTATTCTTAACTCATGTGAATGACAAAGATTTCAAGAATAATTACGAGTGAAGGTTACTCTCTCCATTCTTAAAGTTTGAGTTACCCTATTTTATAAAGATTAACTAGACAGTACTAGTTGAGAAACATTACTAACTTTTGATACGTGAGCTTTGTCTTTTCCAAAATATTAGCTTATTGTATTACATTTCTTTATACTATCAATATAATTTAATAATGTGATAACAAACTAATTACTTATTTTTTCAGTTGAGAATCTTGATTTAAGGAACTGTTCTTATAAGAGGTAATTTCGAGAATCAAGCCAAGGGACTCTCAACCTTTCTTCTCACACAAAAACATAATGTAGGATGAATCAAATCAATAGAAAGTTAGCTAAACTAAGTAGTACCAGTAGGTACAGCTAAGTTAGAGCACAAAGACAAACAGAGGAGGAAATGGATAGATAAAGGAGGGGGGTATGTCTGAGGCAACCAACTGTaccttttttatttaaaaatagagtAAAACAAAGGCCAAAACAGAgtaatcttaaaaaataaatcacATGGAATCATGTGAGGTTTTCTATTTAAAAAACAGTGAGTGGTGTGTCACTTTGTTATGTGATGCTTCTTGGCTTCTCAAGTAGTGAAAGTGGTAAGGGATTTTGTGTATGGAGGCCATGTGAAACTGCAGCTTCCTTGTCAATTTTCCTCTTTCCCAATTATTAGAGAGAGAattgaggttaaaacttaatatCTTTTCCTTCTCAATTTTAAttgttttcttttaatttttacaaaTATCATCTTACTGACATGCTTATGTAGAAATTACATGACATATTGAAGTTTTAAGAGTTTGTGTTAAGTCAGATATCGCCATAAAGAAAAGAGTGAAGATATTATTTCTAAATGTGACTGTTCTGATATTTTGTAAACATTTAGAATGTTTAAAGATTTATGGCTTAATATTAAGTTTACaccttgtttggatggttgttaccagttgtattgtatcgtattgttactttaaatacgatgtttgttttgattgttacttaaattttattgtatagtatcgttaaatccgtcgttacgtaacgacgaaatgtgtcattttatgtaacgaccgatttggtgtggtcacGTCGTTACCTTAtctttttctctcatctcacccttcattattattaaataattttattttatcatttaccctatcTTTTTATATAACAATTTACCCCGtattataatttttctttataatattgcaagtttattgtTGGTGTGTGATATCATGACACAACgtcaaacgatacaatctatccaaatattatattaattaaatgatatagtacaatacaatacgatacattataaaacgatatgtaacaaccatccaaaagTGCATTCTCTACATATATAAGTTTTATTTTCAATAAATACATTGATTTTCAAAATCATACTGAAGATTGAATACTCTAACCGTCTTACTTCAAGTTCTATGAATTTGGCTTTATCCAACCTATATATGTGTATACGATCAAAATTGGTTTCGACattcgtatgattagtcaagattagGACATAATGGATCGAAAGTCATCTTCATAATATTAGGTATAAGATCCAAAACCAGGTTACCGAGCTCAAATTTCTaggaccgatcaaataccgaactcgaagtcattaccgagctcgaatccaaatcgagctATGATGCGAAACGACGTTATTGAGCTTGAGAACCAGAGACCGTCCAAAACCGAGCCCAAGTCAATATcgggccccgagtcaatatcgggCTCTAAATCTGGAAATCAACCAATACCAAATCTGATCGAGGTCGAGCCAagggacaagagccgttacagccgcactagggagagagaatctcggcgggaattagggaaaagctattCTACCACAGGTTcctcactatatatttttaattatatctaaaatagGATACCTCCACTATAAGAGGCATAACTACTATTTATGTAAGGCATCCATGATTAAGGCattgatacactctcatattattgataGAGAAAAACATACTGATACAGTTATAGAAAATATCCTCTTGCGAGCTTATACATTGATtcgtcttgcttgttcataaaataGCTTTCTATTCAATTTGGTTTGCATTTCATTCTTTATGCagtcaatactcaatatatttcCACTCACTttccgatttgtgccaagttatactacgtattcttagaactatgtataaattcaactctctccccttttcaggtaaacagtttggcgcccaccgtggggctaaggataatagtgtttgtttggtacgaatctctacaaaacacaccattttacacttgctcttggaagtatctttaatttcaggttgaaaacgacgaattctcaattaatggccctacctatcgataacgaagcaggccttcaagatgagaacaacaacttaaccccTAGGAAtggaaggccactcgtcgatcccgCTGGAGTTTgggtcgaagagccaatagacgtCAATTCACATGCAGTCATCGAGGCGAGCCAACGTTCCGACCCTggaaataacattcatggtggaactcgatccgcagctcgaaatacccaaaatgttgagGAAAACGAAATCAGTTTGCGTATGATCAtcgagatgttgcaagctcaacaagtagcaatagccaGTTGTAGAACCAAACCCAGACACCAACCAGactcgagcccagtccaccccaagaagtcacccacaaaacggggccaactatagtaaggtcaaataagcaagaatcagggactaatcCCAAAATTGTTAAGATGCTCGAAGAACTAACAAAATGAATCGAGTCATGAGAAAGGAGGATtgaggcaaacgacaaaaaaatagaaacatataattctgGGGTTGATCAGattccgggggcaccaccgatattgaagggcttagattccaaaaaattcatacaaaagactttccccccgagcgcgactcctaaaccgatcccaaagaagtttcgtatgcccgagatttctaaatataacggaacgaccgaccccaacgaacatgtcacctcttacacatgtgccatcaaagggaacgatctagaggacgattctttaccgtctaactctatcgattcttttgctatgcatgcaaattctttcgtaaaagcatatGTTGGgcccataaaggtcgagaccaggaagtcggacctattcaaggtaagacaaaaggataacgagatgctaagagaattcgtatctcgtttccaaatggaacgaatggatctaccactagtcatagacgattgggctgttcaaattttcactcaaggtctaaacgaacgaagctcaatggcttcacggcggctgaagcataatttgatcgagtacccaggtATTACTTGGGttgatgtgcacaatcgatatcaatctaAAATAAGAGTCGAAGTCGACCtgttgggttctgggtccgatATTAAAAGGGATATCGACCAAGAACCAAGGGCAAACAAGGATCGATATCGTccgtataacggagatcgtaggggtagcgaacctTCACGTAACCCCATACGAGGTGAAAAGAGAAATAATCAAGGCCAAGCGTCTCGGAGGCTGATGAACATGAATGGGTTCGACAAGCATACCGAACCCAAGGAAGCACCTaagttatcggagtataacttcagcatcgatgcatccgctatcgtgtcggctatcgaacgtatcaaagatactaaatgg contains:
- the LOC104113347 gene encoding MDIS1-interacting receptor like kinase 1, yielding MNLITIFLLFLFYCYIGFAKVVVEAKVELRDEVSILLSIKESLIDPLDQLRDWTVPKNAAAGNVSVPCSWTGVECNSKGAVEKLDLSHMNLTGKVSDDIQKLKSLTSLNLCCNDFSSPLPRTLSNLTALKSIDVSQNYFVYGFPLGLGMSAGLMYLNASSNNFSGYLPEDIGNATFLETLDFRGNFFEGSIPKSYKNLGKLKFLGLSGNNLTGHIPGELGQLSSLETIVLGYNSFEGGIPAELGNLTNLKYLDLAIGNLGGEIPAVLGKLKLLNTIFLYKNSLVGKISPEIGSMTSLQLLDFSDNMLSGDIPAEIADLKNLQLLNLMSNKLSGSVPSGIGGLPQLEILELWNNSLSGPLPSDLGRNSPLQWVDISSNSFTGPIPEGLCTKGNLTKLILFNNAFSGPIPSGLSTCTSLVRVRAQNNLLSGTIPAGFGKLGKLQRLELANNSLTGQIPSDLASSTSLSFIDVSKNNLQSSIPSSILGLPSLQNFIASENNLVGEIPDQFQDCPSLSVLDLSTNHFTGDLPASIASCEKLVTLNLRNNQLTGPIPRAISMMPTLAVLDLSNNSLTGGIPDNFGNSPALETLNVSHNKLEGPVPANGMLRTINPDDLTGNAGLCGGVLPPCSHNAAYTLKEKSLHVKHIIAGWLTGVAALLLLVTASIGARSLYKRWNESGSCFEQRFEMSSSEWPWRLMAFQRLGFTSNDILACLKESNVIGMGATGVVYKAEMQRQNTVVAVKKLWKSGTDIEMGGSEDLVGEVNVLGKLRHRNIVRLLGFLHNNRDAMIIYEYMQNGSLGEALHGKQEAGRLLVDWVTRYNIALGVAQGLAYLHHDCHPPVIHRDVKSNNILLDANLEARIADFGLARMMLKKNETVSMVAGSYGYIAPEYGYTLKVDEKIDIYSYGVVLMELLTGKRPLDPEFGESVDIVEWFRMKIRDNKSLEEALDPNVGTIQHVQEEMLLVLRIAILCIAKLPKDRPSMRDVLTMLEEAKPRRKSSSNSGSSPATTDKDKPIFSTSPVNGLL